One stretch of Zingiber officinale cultivar Zhangliang chromosome 6B, Zo_v1.1, whole genome shotgun sequence DNA includes these proteins:
- the LOC121990065 gene encoding SPX domain-containing protein 1-like translates to MNLGLVKILKKYDKRTGALIRLPFIEKVLQQPFFTTDLLYKLVKECVAMLDHLFPSNNLSISAECDGQNGVPKPAQSGGRVPELEEIKYMQSLYMKSTVAALRSLKQIRSKSSTVKTD, encoded by the coding sequence aTGAATTTAGGTCTAGTGAAAATACTGAAGAAGTATGACAAGAGAACAGGAGCACTTATCAGGCTGCCCTTCATCGAAAAGGTGCTGCAGCAGCCATTCTTTACAACTGATCTCCTATACAAACTCGTGAAGGAGTGTGTGGCTATGCTCGACCACCTCTTCCCCAGCAATAACCTGTCAATTTCAGCAGAATGCGACGGACAAAATGGAGTGCCAAAGCCGGCACAATCAGGTGGGAGGGTTccggagttggaggagattaaatatatgcagagcttatacatgaagagcaccgtagcagcgctgcggtccttgaaacagattaggagcaaaagttcaacagtcaaaacagattag